The following coding sequences lie in one Psychrilyobacter atlanticus DSM 19335 genomic window:
- the aqpZ gene encoding aquaporin Z, with the protein MKRKMVAEFIGTFWLVLGGCGSAVLAANIPGVGIGFAGVALAFGLTVVTMAFALGHISGCHLNPAVSIGLCVGGRFEKKELMPYIISQVLGGIAGAGILYIIANGFTGFDATLSGFASNGFGTHSPLGFNMMAGFVTEVVMTMMFLIIIMGSTDERAPKGFAPIAIGLGLTLIHLISIPVTNTSVNPARSTAVAIYQGGWALKQLWLFWLAPVIGAILGAYIYRYIGAKKD; encoded by the coding sequence ATGAAAAGAAAAATGGTAGCAGAATTTATTGGAACGTTTTGGTTAGTGTTAGGGGGATGCGGAAGTGCAGTTTTAGCTGCAAATATCCCTGGAGTAGGAATCGGATTTGCAGGAGTAGCATTAGCATTTGGTTTAACAGTGGTTACTATGGCATTTGCACTAGGACATATTTCAGGATGTCATCTCAATCCAGCAGTATCTATTGGTTTATGTGTAGGAGGGAGATTTGAAAAAAAAGAACTTATGCCTTATATTATATCTCAAGTTTTAGGTGGGATTGCAGGGGCTGGAATACTATATATTATTGCTAACGGTTTTACTGGATTTGATGCAACTCTGAGTGGATTCGCTTCAAATGGATTTGGAACTCATTCTCCTCTTGGATTTAATATGATGGCAGGTTTTGTAACAGAGGTTGTTATGACAATGATGTTTTTAATTATTATAATGGGATCTACAGACGAAAGAGCACCAAAAGGATTTGCACCTATTGCAATTGGATTAGGGTTGACTCTTATTCATTTAATTAGTATCCCTGTAACTAATACTTCTGTAAATCCTGCTAGGAGTACAGCAGTAGCTATTTATCAAGGTGGCTGGGCATTAAAACAATTATGGCTATTTTGGTTAGCACCAGTTATAGGAGCAATATTAGGAGCTTATATATATAGATATATAGGCGCTAAAAAAGATTAA
- a CDS encoding L,D-transpeptidase family protein: MKKKLFLFIVMLNFISCARMSPEERYQSLIVSKESGKLKVVEEHLVYKRSKKNYVGRYVVNYDNGKVKSNAYYLEGKKEGKEEEFYENGKMKSERDFINGEKEGEEITYFLNGDIKSKTNYTANNKNGKEIIFSKGKESYIITNYLLGKKKGSEKEYKKGVLIRETEFINSLKNGKEIFYKNGNKIEKRNYKSGKLLSYEKVEYLNDNKKISYFKGNQLVTIEIYEKSRLIKKIPYKYNIKNGKGYEFKGSYPYEIIYSNGDILEKKELLKEANYNENIKFSGALPERKYVLITSNKAIPKKDAYKTSERLKEKVFWGEKYTYLGETKKFYKISCYGKTAYITKKYSILRRFDFNKMVSKLKELNKFIETSPKKSDIRIINHYINPTSKKNDQGERDSYGSRGEQAAIAYYIENKVEKFRYIHDRQYILITGKDEEKGTISFKLPGDNKVYKTLKNEVTKKNYGDPIKKAIIIDKKNQNQGVFEKVDGIWELVSYSYINSGRDNGEDSYKTPSGEYSIAYGVPFILFLSKEDDGNDIKANFGIRFSGGGYIHTIPYAKKQDSELKVELKTIIAEGEKKLGIYPTTHKCVRNPQDHGKFLYEWLGAKKIRNGRYRIPEENSIVISY, encoded by the coding sequence GTGAAGAAGAAGTTATTTTTATTCATAGTAATGTTGAACTTTATATCGTGTGCTAGGATGTCACCAGAGGAAAGGTATCAAAGTTTAATAGTTAGTAAAGAAAGTGGGAAATTGAAAGTAGTTGAAGAACATTTGGTTTACAAAAGATCTAAGAAAAATTATGTAGGTAGATATGTTGTCAATTATGATAATGGTAAGGTTAAAAGTAATGCTTATTATTTGGAGGGGAAAAAAGAAGGAAAAGAAGAAGAATTTTATGAAAATGGAAAAATGAAAAGTGAAAGAGATTTCATAAATGGAGAAAAGGAAGGGGAAGAGATTACCTACTTTTTAAACGGTGATATAAAGAGTAAAACAAATTATACTGCAAATAATAAAAATGGTAAAGAAATAATATTTAGCAAGGGCAAGGAGTCTTATATTATTACAAATTATCTATTAGGTAAAAAGAAAGGAAGTGAAAAGGAGTATAAAAAAGGGGTTCTGATAAGAGAAACAGAATTTATAAACTCTCTAAAAAATGGTAAAGAAATTTTTTACAAAAATGGAAATAAAATAGAAAAAAGAAATTATAAATCTGGAAAGTTACTTTCATATGAAAAGGTAGAATATTTAAATGATAATAAGAAAATAAGTTATTTTAAGGGGAATCAACTGGTAACTATAGAAATATATGAAAAATCCAGATTGATAAAAAAAATTCCATATAAATATAATATTAAAAACGGAAAAGGATATGAATTTAAAGGGAGCTATCCCTATGAAATCATATACTCAAATGGAGATATTTTAGAGAAAAAAGAGTTATTAAAAGAAGCTAATTACAATGAAAACATAAAGTTTTCTGGGGCACTTCCGGAAAGAAAATATGTTCTTATAACAAGTAATAAGGCTATCCCAAAGAAAGACGCATACAAAACTAGTGAACGTTTAAAAGAAAAGGTATTCTGGGGAGAGAAATATACCTATCTTGGTGAGACAAAAAAATTTTATAAAATTAGTTGTTATGGGAAAACTGCTTATATAACTAAAAAATACTCTATTTTAAGAAGATTTGATTTTAATAAGATGGTTAGTAAATTAAAAGAATTAAACAAATTTATAGAGACTTCACCTAAAAAATCTGACATAAGGATTATTAACCATTATATCAATCCTACATCAAAGAAAAATGACCAAGGAGAAAGGGATAGTTATGGAAGTAGAGGTGAACAGGCAGCAATAGCTTATTATATAGAAAATAAGGTAGAAAAATTTCGTTATATACATGATAGACAATACATTTTAATTACCGGAAAAGATGAAGAAAAAGGGACAATTTCTTTTAAACTTCCAGGAGATAATAAGGTTTATAAAACGCTAAAAAACGAGGTAACAAAAAAAAATTATGGGGATCCGATAAAGAAAGCAATAATCATAGATAAGAAAAACCAAAATCAGGGAGTCTTTGAAAAGGTAGATGGCATCTGGGAACTGGTTTCATATTCCTATATAAACTCTGGTAGAGATAATGGAGAGGACAGTTATAAAACCCCTTCAGGAGAGTATTCTATAGCCTATGGAGTTCCTTTTATTCTATTTCTTTCAAAAGAGGATGATGGCAATGACATCAAAGCAAATTTTGGTATACGATTTAGTGGAGGAGGGTATATTCATACTATTCCATATGCAAAGAAACAAGACAGCGAATTAAAAGTGGAATTAAAAACTATAATTGCAGAAGGAGAAAAAAAACTAGGAATATACCCTACAACACATAAGTGTGTTAGGAATCCACAAGATCATGGGAAGTTTCTTTATGAGTGGCTGGGAGCTAAAAAAATCAGAAATGGGAGGTATAGGATACCTGAAGAAAATAGTATAGTAATATCGTATTAA
- a CDS encoding Crp/Fnr family transcriptional regulator, protein MDDKERFLFYNLLTNEEKELLKIKNYKKGDTLTYFEKMHKFYFILDGEVRLFKNLDKMLLVSVSVLSEGYLVGILRFLTEVGITDETIVLTDTLKVIEIDLDIIKRLKNESFEFNNYLIDLILKRGLETIESLRIKTFSGIKGLIAYNLIKHSRGDYLYIERYDEIIKYLNISHNGFYSTLNKLVKDKLIEKSKNSIKILDAQKLKGLYSDFLN, encoded by the coding sequence ATGGACGATAAAGAAAGATTTTTATTTTATAATTTATTAACAAACGAAGAAAAAGAACTTTTAAAAATAAAAAATTATAAAAAAGGAGATACTTTAACCTATTTTGAAAAGATGCATAAATTTTATTTTATTTTAGATGGCGAAGTTAGGCTTTTTAAAAATCTGGATAAAATGCTATTAGTATCTGTTTCAGTATTATCGGAGGGATACTTAGTTGGAATTTTAAGGTTTCTAACAGAAGTTGGAATAACTGACGAGACAATAGTCTTAACAGACACTTTAAAAGTGATTGAGATTGACCTTGACATAATTAAAAGATTAAAAAATGAAAGTTTTGAATTCAATAATTATTTAATTGATTTAATTCTAAAACGTGGGCTAGAGACTATAGAATCTTTAAGAATAAAGACTTTTTCTGGGATAAAAGGATTAATTGCATATAATTTAATAAAGCATTCGAGAGGTGATTACTTATATATCGAACGTTATGATGAAATTATTAAATATTTAAATATTAGTCATAACGGTTTTTACAGTACGTTAAATAAGCTTGTTAAAGACAAATTAATAGAAAAATCAAAAAATAGTATAAAAATTTTAGATGCTCAAAAACTTAAAGGACTTTATTCAGACTTTTTAAATTAA
- a CDS encoding OmpA family protein, whose amino-acid sequence MKKISILLAALVITGVSYGAQLELKGGFEPWREGNNSSSSFDQGGSLGAELLFNAENSPFDYGIGMEWKSEFSGGENNVLAETKSNAFPVYLTGKYGIGEDLFYLVGRAGWAMYDTSESIDGFYGAVGVGKQFAHITVEALYESMDLSGSSHMYSGDRANLASIKFGYKFGENKRDVISREKEEALKAEYEKQQAEEAAKIAAENKAKEEAAALETENIAKENERTEILKKYNNVIVADGYSMDKNEPMNVNQEFLENIASDLSEESGTLTVRAYTDNTGSEAANLRISKKRADKAAEAIREGINNENIEVISEGLGETNFLTDNSTLDKRKTNRRIEVNFIAK is encoded by the coding sequence ATGAAAAAAATATCAATTTTATTAGCAGCTTTAGTTATTACTGGAGTTTCTTATGGGGCACAACTAGAACTAAAAGGTGGATTTGAACCTTGGAGAGAAGGAAATAATTCATCTTCAAGTTTTGATCAAGGTGGGAGTTTAGGAGCAGAACTATTATTTAATGCAGAAAATAGCCCATTTGATTATGGTATAGGAATGGAGTGGAAATCTGAATTTTCTGGAGGAGAAAATAATGTGTTAGCTGAAACAAAAAGTAATGCATTTCCTGTATATTTAACTGGTAAATACGGAATAGGAGAAGATTTATTTTATTTAGTAGGTAGAGCTGGATGGGCTATGTATGATACTTCTGAATCTATTGATGGGTTTTATGGAGCTGTAGGAGTTGGAAAACAATTTGCTCACATTACTGTAGAAGCACTTTATGAATCTATGGATTTAAGTGGAAGTTCTCATATGTATTCAGGTGATAGAGCTAACCTGGCATCAATCAAATTTGGTTATAAATTCGGTGAAAATAAGAGAGATGTAATCTCAAGAGAAAAAGAAGAGGCATTAAAAGCAGAGTATGAAAAACAACAAGCTGAGGAAGCTGCTAAAATAGCTGCAGAAAATAAAGCAAAGGAAGAAGCGGCTGCTTTAGAGACTGAAAATATTGCTAAAGAAAATGAAAGAACCGAAATCCTAAAAAAATATAATAACGTGATTGTTGCTGATGGTTATTCTATGGATAAAAACGAACCTATGAATGTGAATCAAGAATTTTTAGAAAATATCGCTAGTGATTTATCCGAAGAGTCTGGGACTCTTACAGTTAGGGCTTATACAGATAATACAGGATCAGAAGCAGCTAATTTAAGAATTTCTAAAAAAAGAGCAGACAAAGCTGCTGAAGCAATAAGAGAAGGAATCAATAATGAAAATATTGAAGTTATATCAGAAGGATTAGGAGAAACTAATTTTTTAACTGATAACTCTACTCTTGATAAAAGAAAAACTAATAGAAGAATAGAAGTTAATTTTATAGCTAAATAA
- a CDS encoding YbaY family lipoprotein → MKKIILIALSILTLVSCNLDKEKKSSINITATYRERIALLPGAKVIAILEDVSKADAPSIEVVKQEIPAGNLPYKLTIDFPKKDIIETHRYNVRVKIMKDEKLLFTSTDSYDPFKEDEKVIILKKMK, encoded by the coding sequence ATGAAAAAAATAATATTAATAGCTTTATCTATTTTAACATTAGTAAGTTGTAATTTAGATAAAGAAAAAAAATCAAGTATAAATATAACTGCAACTTACCGTGAAAGGATAGCGTTATTACCTGGAGCTAAAGTTATAGCAATACTAGAAGATGTTTCTAAAGCAGATGCACCTAGTATTGAAGTAGTAAAACAAGAGATACCGGCAGGGAATTTGCCTTATAAACTAACAATAGATTTTCCTAAAAAAGACATTATTGAGACACATAGATACAATGTAAGAGTTAAGATTATGAAAGACGAAAAGTTACTTTTTACATCAACAGATTCATATGATCCTTTTAAAGAAGATGAAAAGGTAATTATATTGAAAAAAATGAAGTAA
- a CDS encoding autotransporter outer membrane beta-barrel domain-containing protein, with amino-acid sequence MPKNYNELKKRGLKGTVAIGIVVATLLLMHSCFSDKEIEKKEGLTNIGDKKIEKSTNTDEKEELVSSKEDANSNIKDGVIKASNSKSGSSVTEEDYFKPNKLKEKTLIKTQNQKTEDTQKFKVKKKIETKGDSSETTSKESVNSFDDTNQGNESLIKGEKKLKEEENKEEHSLLVFGSLGFEKINHSSSKDTGSTDPIDPDKPDKPDKPDRPNRPDIDDLLPITPEVPVTEVIIWENGNEIYGNKYTLKNNLEMIDNIDGLKTTGGTIINEATINSNAFVGENYAMRAEDHADGRQGIAINKGNITGGSKGMIAINGGEIINDGTIDLTFDSNGGMVADGAGSSAINNGTVKGTMASHRFASMINEGTADTMRAFSNSTAINNGETGRMDASFEATMTNYNKASDMWAYNATIINEVGGVISTSDSLISDSHGMYAREGSTAINKGEIRVALSPGKYGMYATGGSTIINEKGGTIINAADGGMRANGAGSIATNKGEIQSGNRGSGMGANSVAVAINEETGVITGSDNHNGMYADGARSLVRNKGTISNSGTTNMLSYRGGQAINEETGILSNSKEAGMEADGGNGSTAINKGTIKDSQMNGMRGHTGTHVENTSTGKIINSKETGIYAAGVGSTGINFGIISDSGIRGMYTDSKGTIINEKGGEIINSKSSGMHVYGEGASGINKGTISGSGSSGMYADGEGVVINDTNGEINKSKGSGIHISGLNSVGTNDGKILDSEISGMFVENKGTIINTVNGKITNSKGSGMHVDGPKSLGTNSGSILGSGISGMYAENGSTVINEKDGKIIGSKGSGIHVSGFGSTGINSGEILDSEISGMHAENHGSIVNTVDGKIINSKGSGMYVSGTGASGINSGTISGSEDWGMYTEGKDSSGINDGEITSEKQGMYTSEGTITNNDLITINRNGVGMEIDGGSAVNKGTITSISGSNIGIRVYNNGTAVNEGTISTDGDYGMHIVRGTGINEKGATTSNTGDHGMYIADAGIGTNKGTISNTGNNGMTISGAGSTGINEKGATISNTGAYGMNISGIGIGTNKGAISNTGNYGMNVVEAGSTGINEVGATISNTGNYGMNISRGIGTNKGTISNDGDDGMRIYATSIGINEKDATISNNGDDGMNIIYGGTGTNKGTISNDGDYGMYIAEVGSTGINEVGATISNTRDYGMLIEKAGVGINKGTISNTGNNGMTISGSTGINEEGAIISNTGDYGMKISGGTGTNKGAISNDGDYGIYITGSGSTGINEVGATISNVGDYGIEITSGGTGTNKGIISNDGDYGMHIVRATGINEEGATISNTGSYRMHIERGGTGINNGDLDDGSDNYIVMRASSSDSFGKNTGTIDINYSNSIAMNGVLGGSLLNEGTININGDNGVGMYINGGGTATNESGGIINLNSTNGIGIYATGKGSKVVNNGEINLSGNSTDGDKTDDKGNRNIVLEDGATFLNSGVFRSDGNINFDEMGDGKFIMSSGGTVEADKIEGDIYASGALAMGGYDDVYSTYKMLETNELDGNIISNSAMFDAHFTDNADDNGFYDVVLDRKDFNTIVSNEEIGEILEDNYEDNGNELKEDYYDALKLVSTEKGLDKAVEDSYGMSYYPTLAKQTFEIVNDSNQVIVDNVINNERVRRVGETIAIAGVNTTRLENDSHDNASGYDTDLYSVYLGAEKQINKNTRIGGILTIGKGDTDLNDIKGSREDYYYQGNVYFTYENEDRLKFTSMIFGGMTDTSLDRTLAFGSLYETMEDDINNYYVGLNNELSKKYYFGQNYIKPKFELNFTYMMQDDISESGDQGLEIDGVNSVSVETGLGLALGRDFYMDNGSKFNIEGSVTGYAELADPYKDLDSTFNTLSTDKVKIDGYNNDDFYGDIMIGGSYETKNSLKLYTKIGYRIGNDSDGPIGNIGFNYLF; translated from the coding sequence ATGCCAAAAAATTATAACGAATTAAAAAAAAGAGGATTAAAAGGGACAGTGGCTATTGGTATTGTTGTAGCTACATTATTATTAATGCATTCATGTTTTTCTGATAAGGAAATAGAGAAAAAGGAAGGATTAACTAACATTGGAGATAAAAAAATAGAAAAATCAACTAATACTGATGAGAAAGAAGAACTAGTTTCTTCTAAGGAAGATGCAAATTCGAATATTAAAGACGGAGTTATTAAAGCTAGTAATTCTAAATCAGGGTCTTCAGTAACGGAAGAAGATTATTTTAAGCCAAACAAATTAAAGGAAAAAACACTTATAAAAACTCAAAATCAAAAAACAGAAGATACTCAAAAATTTAAAGTAAAAAAGAAAATAGAAACTAAAGGGGATTCAAGTGAGACTACTTCAAAAGAGAGTGTTAACAGTTTTGATGATACTAATCAAGGTAATGAGAGTTTAATAAAAGGGGAAAAAAAGCTAAAAGAAGAAGAGAATAAAGAAGAACATAGTTTATTAGTCTTTGGAAGCTTAGGTTTTGAGAAAATTAATCATAGCAGCAGTAAAGATACAGGATCTACAGATCCGATAGATCCAGATAAACCAGATAAACCAGATAAACCAGACAGACCAAACAGACCAGATATAGACGATTTATTACCAATAACACCAGAAGTACCAGTAACAGAAGTAATAATTTGGGAAAATGGGAATGAGATATATGGTAATAAATATACTTTGAAAAATAACTTAGAAATGATAGATAATATAGATGGGTTAAAAACAACCGGAGGAACTATTATTAATGAGGCTACAATTAATTCAAATGCTTTTGTTGGGGAAAATTATGCTATGAGAGCTGAAGATCATGCAGATGGTCGTCAAGGTATAGCAATTAATAAAGGGAATATCACAGGTGGTAGCAAGGGAATGATTGCTATAAATGGTGGAGAAATTATAAATGATGGAACAATTGACCTTACTTTTGATTCTAATGGAGGTATGGTTGCAGATGGTGCTGGGAGTTCAGCTATAAATAATGGAACTGTAAAGGGAACAATGGCATCACATCGATTTGCTTCTATGATAAATGAAGGGACTGCAGATACAATGAGAGCATTTTCTAATTCTACTGCTATAAATAATGGTGAGACAGGGCGTATGGATGCCTCATTTGAAGCTACTATGACAAATTATAACAAAGCTTCAGATATGTGGGCTTATAACGCTACTATCATTAATGAGGTTGGAGGAGTAATTAGTACTTCTGACTCTCTTATTTCTGACTCTCATGGAATGTATGCTAGAGAAGGTTCAACTGCTATAAATAAAGGTGAAATAAGAGTTGCACTATCTCCAGGGAAATATGGAATGTATGCTACAGGTGGCTCAACAATAATTAATGAAAAAGGTGGAACAATAATTAATGCAGCAGACGGTGGAATGAGAGCCAATGGTGCAGGTAGTATAGCTACAAATAAAGGCGAAATTCAAAGTGGTAATAGAGGAAGTGGAATGGGAGCCAATAGTGTTGCCGTTGCTATAAATGAAGAAACAGGAGTTATCACTGGTAGCGACAACCATAATGGAATGTATGCAGATGGAGCAAGGTCTTTAGTAAGAAATAAAGGAACTATTTCTAATAGTGGAACAACTAATATGTTATCTTACAGAGGTGGTCAGGCCATCAATGAAGAAACAGGAATCCTTTCAAATAGTAAAGAAGCAGGTATGGAAGCTGATGGAGGTAACGGTTCAACAGCAATTAATAAAGGAACTATAAAAGATTCTCAAATGAATGGAATGCGTGGTCATACTGGAACTCATGTAGAAAACACTTCAACTGGTAAGATCATTAATTCTAAAGAAACTGGAATATATGCAGCTGGAGTAGGATCAACTGGAATTAATTTCGGTATCATATCAGATTCAGGTATTAGGGGAATGTATACAGATAGTAAGGGAACTATAATAAATGAAAAAGGTGGAGAAATAATTAATTCTAAAAGTTCAGGGATGCATGTATATGGAGAAGGAGCATCTGGAATTAATAAGGGGACAATATCGGGTTCAGGAAGTAGTGGTATGTATGCAGATGGTGAAGGTGTAGTAATAAATGATACAAATGGAGAGATCAATAAATCTAAAGGATCAGGTATCCATATAAGTGGATTAAATTCAGTAGGAACTAATGATGGTAAGATATTAGATTCAGAGATTAGTGGGATGTTTGTAGAAAATAAAGGTACTATAATAAATACTGTAAATGGAAAGATTACTAACTCAAAGGGATCAGGTATGCATGTTGATGGACCAAAGTCACTAGGAACTAATAGTGGTAGTATATTAGGTTCAGGAATTAGTGGAATGTATGCAGAAAATGGAAGTACAGTAATAAATGAAAAAGATGGAAAGATCATTGGTTCAAAAGGATCAGGTATCCATGTAAGTGGTTTCGGTTCAACAGGGATTAATAGTGGTGAAATATTGGATTCCGAGATTAGTGGAATGCATGCCGAAAATCATGGCAGTATAGTAAACACTGTTGATGGAAAAATAATTAATTCTAAAGGTTCCGGAATGTATGTAAGTGGAACGGGAGCATCTGGAATTAATAGTGGTACAATATCGGGTTCAGAAGATTGGGGTATGTATACTGAAGGAAAAGATTCATCAGGAATAAATGATGGAGAAATAACAAGTGAAAAACAAGGAATGTATACAAGTGAAGGAACTATAACTAATAATGACTTAATAACGATAAATAGAAATGGTGTAGGAATGGAAATAGATGGTGGATCTGCTGTTAATAAAGGAACTATAACATCTATTAGTGGATCTAACATAGGTATTAGGGTTTATAATAATGGAACCGCTGTAAATGAAGGAACGATCTCTACTGATGGTGACTATGGAATGCATATAGTTAGAGGAACAGGAATAAATGAAAAAGGTGCAACAACCTCTAATACTGGTGACCATGGAATGTATATAGCTGATGCAGGAATAGGGACCAACAAAGGAACGATCTCTAATACTGGTAACAATGGAATGACTATATCTGGAGCAGGAAGTACAGGGATAAATGAAAAAGGTGCAACAATCTCTAATACTGGTGCCTATGGAATGAATATATCTGGAATAGGAATAGGGACCAACAAAGGAGCTATCTCTAATACTGGTAACTATGGAATGAATGTAGTTGAAGCAGGAAGTACAGGGATAAATGAAGTAGGTGCAACAATCTCTAATACTGGTAACTATGGAATGAATATATCTAGAGGAATAGGGACCAACAAAGGAACGATCTCTAACGATGGTGACGATGGAATGAGGATATATGCAACAAGTATAGGAATAAATGAAAAAGATGCAACAATCTCTAACAATGGTGACGATGGAATGAATATAATTTATGGAGGAACAGGGACCAACAAAGGAACGATCTCTAACGATGGTGACTATGGAATGTATATAGCTGAAGTAGGAAGTACAGGAATAAATGAAGTAGGTGCAACAATCTCTAATACTCGTGACTATGGAATGCTTATAGAGAAAGCAGGAGTAGGGATCAACAAAGGAACAATCTCTAATACCGGCAACAATGGAATGACTATATCTGGAAGTACAGGGATAAATGAAGAAGGTGCAATAATCTCTAATACTGGTGACTATGGAATGAAAATATCTGGAGGAACAGGAACCAACAAAGGAGCTATCTCTAACGATGGTGATTATGGAATCTATATAACTGGATCAGGTAGTACAGGAATAAATGAAGTAGGTGCAACAATCTCTAATGTTGGTGACTATGGAATAGAGATAACTTCTGGAGGAACAGGAACCAACAAAGGAATAATCTCTAACGATGGTGACTATGGAATGCATATAGTTAGAGCAACAGGAATAAATGAAGAAGGTGCAACAATCTCTAATACTGGTAGCTATAGGATGCACATAGAGAGAGGGGGAACAGGAATAAATAACGGGGATTTAGACGATGGATCTGATAACTATATTGTAATGCGAGCATCTAGTAGCGATAGTTTTGGTAAGAATACTGGAACTATTGATATAAATTATTCTAATAGTATTGCAATGAACGGAGTGTTAGGAGGTTCACTTTTAAACGAGGGAACAATTAACATAAATGGAGATAATGGTGTTGGAATGTATATTAATGGAGGTGGAACAGCTACAAATGAATCAGGAGGTATTATTAACCTAAATTCTACTAATGGAATTGGTATTTATGCTACCGGAAAAGGATCAAAAGTTGTAAATAATGGTGAGATTAATCTTTCAGGTAACTCAACAGATGGAGATAAAACCGATGATAAAGGGAACAGAAATATAGTTTTAGAAGATGGAGCAACGTTCCTTAATAGTGGAGTATTTAGATCCGATGGAAATATAAATTTTGATGAAATGGGTGACGGTAAATTTATTATGAGTAGTGGTGGAACAGTAGAAGCCGATAAAATAGAAGGAGATATCTATGCAAGTGGAGCATTAGCCATGGGCGGATATGATGATGTCTACAGTACATATAAGATGCTGGAAACTAATGAATTAGATGGAAACATAATTTCTAATTCGGCAATGTTTGATGCTCACTTTACTGATAATGCTGATGATAATGGTTTTTATGATGTTGTATTGGATAGGAAAGATTTTAATACAATTGTTAGTAACGAAGAAATAGGGGAAATATTAGAAGATAATTATGAAGATAATGGAAATGAATTAAAAGAAGATTACTATGATGCTCTAAAGCTAGTATCAACAGAAAAAGGTTTAGATAAAGCAGTCGAAGATAGTTATGGAATGTCTTACTACCCAACATTAGCTAAACAAACTTTTGAAATAGTAAATGATAGTAACCAGGTAATCGTTGATAATGTTATTAACAATGAAAGAGTAAGAAGGGTTGGAGAAACTATAGCTATAGCAGGAGTAAATACTACAAGATTAGAAAATGATTCCCATGATAATGCTTCAGGGTATGATACTGATTTGTACAGTGTTTATTTAGGAGCAGAAAAACAAATAAATAAAAACACACGTATCGGTGGAATTCTTACCATAGGTAAAGGAGATACAGATTTAAATGATATAAAAGGATCTAGAGAAGATTATTATTACCAAGGTAATGTATATTTTACTTATGAAAATGAAGATAGATTAAAATTTACATCAATGATATTTGGTGGGATGACTGATACATCTCTAGATAGAACCTTAGCATTTGGAAGTTTGTATGAAACAATGGAAGATGATATCAATAACTATTATGTAGGATTAAATAATGAATTAAGTAAAAAATATTATTTTGGTCAAAATTATATAAAACCTAAATTTGAGCTTAACTTTACATATATGATGCAAGATGATATTTCAGAATCAGGGGACCAAGGATTAGAGATTGATGGTGTAAATTCTGTATCTGTGGAGACAGGCTTAGGATTAGCATTAGGAAGAGATTTTTATATGGATAATGGAAGTAAGTTCAACATTGAAGGAAGTGTTACAGGATATGCTGAATTAGCAGACCCATATAAAGATTTAGATTCGACTTTTAATACTTTAAGTACAGATAAAGTTAAGATAGACGGATATAATAATGACGATTTTTATGGCGACATCATGATTGGTGGAAGTTATGAAACCAAAAATTCATTAAAATTATATACAAAAATAGGATATAGAATAGGTAATGATTCAGATGGACCTATAGGGAATATTGGATTTAATTATTTATTTTAA